AGTAATATTCCAGCAGGGGGTCGCCCATATGGTAGGTAAAGTCCCGCACCCACACCGTCGTGTCAGGGTACAATTCCGTCATCACGTATTCCTCACCGAGCACATCCAGCGAGTCCTGCTTAATTGCCTCAATGAACTGGCGGTACTTGTTGTTGGTGATTTCTGTCTCGTCCATGTAGAAGCCGGCGATAGTCACCTGCTTGTTCATATTGACCATCGACGCGGAAATATCCTGGTCCGTCTGGCCCATATGAAATGTACCGCCCGGGCAGGGTACCATTCCGAAAGGTACTTCTTGAGGATTGTAATAAGGCCGGTCCTGCGCGCCGACTAATTCGCCTTCGAAGCCCTTGCTAAAGCTGCAACCCCCCAAAAGGGCCCCAGAAAGCGCGAACAGGGATAATGCTAATAACTTATTCATGGGAGTAAAGAGTCGTGTTGAATTGGCAGAGCTATCGGTTTATGTTGTTCGGCTGGCAAATATACAATTTCCAACACAATTGCACAATAATTTTTTATCGCGGGTATGAGCACCGCAAAAGCGTAAAAAATATCCCGTGGCAATTGGTGAGCAAATTAGTGCAGTGAATGCACCTGCAAAGGCAAGGACACAAAGTGCCTTGCCAGGTGAAAAACAGCGTTTTTAACGGTCGCTCAATAGGCTAGAAACTGTAGCGGGGCGTGCGGATGGCCGGCCGGAGAATCAATCCGGGTTTGGGCAAGCGGTACGAGAGCAAAATTTCGTGGGAACTAAGGGCCCGCGCATCTTGATTAAATGCAATAAAATCAAAAGCGTAGCCTATGCGAAAAGCATTGTTTTTAGCAAAGCTTAATCCAATTAATCCCGAAACGGATTCTTGCAGCCGATAGTTTGCACCTATCCAATATTTATCATCAAGAGTGGCCCGCAGGCCTCCTTCAAAAGAATAATTTTTTGCATTGCCAAACTTATTGCCTGAATCGAAGCTGCCGGGTAGCACAGCTTTGGCGAGTATAGTGGGCGTGACGGTAACGGAAGACGATGCTTCAATATTGTACCCTGCCGTTAAATAAGCGTGATTTTCTCCTAAATAGGAAGGAACAGCATTGCCGTACTGGTTAGCAAAGTGGTAAGTAGAGCGCAACAAGTTATTCGCGCTCAGGCCTGCGTAGAATTTGGGCGATTCGTACCAGATGCCGGCCCCCGCGTCGAACTTGCGGTCGGATCCGTTGTAGGGAATGTAAGGGTCGGTGGGATCAATGGCTACGAATGTCCCCGCGCTGATGTAGGTAAACGTGCCTTGGACACCGAAACCCAACTTGCCGGCCCCTAGTTTGATGTGTTGTGAGTACGACAGTGCAGTATTGGTCACTCGCACTTCGCCGGCCTGATCGTAACTCACAGCTAAGCCCACGCCGCCGTTGAGGGCCAAAATGGGCAGCGAGGCCGTAATTAAGCCCGTGCGGGGGGCCCCATTGGCATCGCCGCGGGTATTGGTAAGGTTGTAGTATTGGTAGCGGCCGATTAGATTAACCTCGCCTTGCCCCTTGATGCCAGCGTACGCTGGGTTGAGGTACATGCCGTTGAAGCCGTAGTGAGTGAACTGGGGCTGCTGTTGTGCCAGGGCCGGAGCTGCGCCACTGGCCAGCAAGAGAAGGGCGAGTAAGCTTTTTTTCATGGGGTGGAAACCAAGGAAAGGGGAAACAGGCCATAAAGTATGCACAGCCCCTGGGATGTACGTTCAAATGTAAGGTTAAATCGTGGGCTCGTGACCTGTTACAGGGCCCAACGCAAAACGCCGAAAACAAAGTTTTCGGCGTTCGCAAAATTCTTATCGACGGTTAGGGAAACTGGCTCGAT
This genomic stretch from Hymenobacter sp. PAMC 26628 harbors:
- a CDS encoding PorP/SprF family type IX secretion system membrane protein; amino-acid sequence: MKKSLLALLLLASGAAPALAQQQPQFTHYGFNGMYLNPAYAGIKGQGEVNLIGRYQYYNLTNTRGDANGAPRTGLITASLPILALNGGVGLAVSYDQAGEVRVTNTALSYSQHIKLGAGKLGFGVQGTFTYISAGTFVAIDPTDPYIPYNGSDRKFDAGAGIWYESPKFYAGLSANNLLRSTYHFANQYGNAVPSYLGENHAYLTAGYNIEASSSVTVTPTILAKAVLPGSFDSGNKFGNAKNYSFEGGLRATLDDKYWIGANYRLQESVSGLIGLSFAKNNAFRIGYAFDFIAFNQDARALSSHEILLSYRLPKPGLILRPAIRTPRYSF